From the genome of Streptacidiphilus rugosus AM-16, one region includes:
- the pgsA gene encoding CDP-diacylglycerol--glycerol-3-phosphate 3-phosphatidyltransferase, giving the protein MTTPASGTSTRSNLWNVPNALTMLRLLIVPIFAALLFANGGHDPKWRALAWAAFAIAMITDLFDGELARRMGLVTDFGKIADPIADKAIMGTALIGLSALGDLAWWVTIVILVREIGITLMRFWVIRFGVIPASRGGKLKTLTQGIAVGMYVLVLTGPLASARWWLMGAAVLLTVVSGLDYVRQALVLRRAGLAERAATGH; this is encoded by the coding sequence ATGACCACGCCCGCGAGCGGCACGTCCACACGGTCGAACCTGTGGAACGTGCCGAACGCGCTCACGATGCTGCGTCTGCTGATCGTTCCGATCTTCGCGGCGCTCTTGTTCGCTAACGGCGGACACGATCCGAAATGGCGCGCGCTCGCCTGGGCGGCGTTCGCGATCGCCATGATCACCGACCTCTTCGACGGCGAGCTCGCCCGCCGGATGGGCCTGGTGACCGACTTCGGCAAGATCGCCGACCCGATCGCCGACAAGGCGATCATGGGAACGGCGCTGATCGGCCTGTCCGCGCTCGGCGATCTGGCCTGGTGGGTGACGATCGTCATCCTGGTCCGTGAGATCGGCATCACGCTGATGCGCTTCTGGGTGATCCGCTTCGGCGTGATCCCCGCCAGCCGCGGCGGCAAGCTCAAGACGCTGACCCAGGGAATCGCGGTCGGCATGTACGTGTTGGTACTGACGGGCCCTCTGGCCTCCGCGCGCTGGTGGCTGATGGGCGCCGCGGTGCTGCTCACCGTGGTCAGCGGCCTCGACTACGTCCGCCAGGCGCTGGTGCTGCGGCGGGCCGGTCTGGCCGAACGCGCGGCGACGGGGCACTGA
- the rimO gene encoding 30S ribosomal protein S12 methylthiotransferase RimO produces the protein MPERRTVALVTLGCARNEVDSEELAGRLEADGWELVADAADADVAVVNTCGFVDAAKKDSVDALLEANDLKGHGRTQAVVAVGCMAERYGKELAEALPEADAVLGFDDYADITDRLQNILSGGKHESHVPRDRRKLLPLTPVERQAAAAGVATPGHADGVAEVADLPEGLAPASGPRTLRRRLDDSPVASVKLASGCDRRCSFCAIPAFRGSFLSRRPSDVLNETRWLAEQGVREVMLVSENNTSYGKDLGDIRLLETLLPELAAVPGVERVRVSYLQPAEMRPGLIDVLAGTDKVVPYFDLSFQHSAPNVLRRMRRFGDTDRFLELLDQIRAKAPEAGARSNFIVGFPGETEADLAELERFLTHARLDAIGVFGYSDEEGTEAAEYDGKLPEDVVAERLAKISRLAEELTAQRAEERIGSSVTVLVEDLGGEDGEDGVIGRAAHQAPETDGITILLGSTAGLAVGDLVEAKVTASEGVDLYAEVCP, from the coding sequence ATGCCCGAACGCCGCACAGTCGCCCTTGTCACCCTTGGATGCGCCCGCAACGAGGTCGATTCCGAGGAACTCGCCGGGCGGCTGGAGGCCGACGGCTGGGAGCTCGTCGCCGACGCCGCCGACGCGGACGTCGCCGTCGTCAACACCTGCGGCTTCGTCGACGCCGCCAAGAAGGACTCCGTCGACGCCCTGCTGGAGGCCAACGACCTCAAGGGTCACGGCCGCACCCAGGCGGTCGTCGCGGTCGGCTGCATGGCCGAGCGCTACGGCAAGGAGCTCGCCGAGGCCCTGCCGGAGGCCGACGCCGTGCTCGGTTTCGACGACTACGCCGACATCACCGACCGGCTGCAGAACATCCTCTCCGGCGGCAAGCACGAGTCGCACGTACCGCGCGACCGCCGCAAGCTGCTGCCGCTGACGCCCGTCGAGCGCCAGGCCGCCGCCGCGGGCGTCGCCACCCCCGGTCACGCCGACGGCGTCGCCGAGGTCGCCGACCTGCCGGAGGGCCTCGCCCCCGCGTCCGGCCCGCGGACCCTGCGCCGCAGGCTCGACGACAGCCCCGTCGCCTCGGTCAAGCTCGCGTCCGGCTGCGACCGGCGCTGCAGCTTCTGCGCGATCCCGGCCTTCCGCGGCTCGTTCCTCTCCCGGCGGCCGTCCGACGTGCTGAACGAGACCCGCTGGCTCGCCGAGCAGGGCGTCCGCGAGGTCATGCTGGTCAGCGAGAACAACACCTCCTACGGCAAGGACCTCGGCGACATCCGGCTGCTGGAGACCCTGCTGCCGGAGCTCGCCGCGGTGCCCGGGGTCGAGCGGGTGCGCGTGAGCTACCTGCAGCCGGCCGAGATGCGGCCGGGTCTGATCGACGTGCTGGCCGGGACCGACAAGGTCGTGCCCTACTTCGACCTGTCCTTCCAGCACTCGGCCCCGAACGTGCTGCGCCGGATGCGCCGCTTCGGCGACACCGACCGCTTCCTCGAACTGCTGGACCAGATCCGCGCCAAGGCCCCGGAGGCCGGCGCGCGCTCGAACTTCATCGTGGGCTTCCCCGGCGAGACCGAGGCCGACCTGGCCGAGCTGGAACGCTTCCTCACCCACGCCCGCCTCGACGCGATCGGCGTCTTCGGCTACTCCGACGAGGAGGGCACCGAGGCCGCCGAGTACGACGGCAAGCTGCCCGAGGACGTCGTCGCCGAGCGGCTCGCGAAGATCAGCAGGCTCGCGGAGGAGCTGACCGCGCAGCGCGCCGAGGAGCGGATCGGCAGCAGCGTCACCGTGCTGGTCGAGGACCTCGGCGGCGAGGACGGCGAGGACGGGGTCATCGGCCGGGCCGCCCACCAGGCGCCCGAGACGGACGGCATCACCATCCTGCTCGGTTCGACGGCCGGGCTCGCCGTCGGCGATCTGGTCGAGGCCAAGGTCACCGCGAGCGAGGGCGTCGACCTGTATGCCGAGGTGTGTCCGTGA
- a CDS encoding helix-turn-helix domain-containing protein: MTTGTTSPGSPEPTRHEPSIGQVLGSARVAAELSVEEVSAQTRVRVPIVQGIEIDDFARCGGDFYARGHIRAIAKAVGVDGDDLVRRYDAAHGGSPETAKVPLFETAGDRRISAERRRPNWTAAMVAAIVVVIAVIGFNLASGGSKAPSASAVVPSVTASPSIGPVLHPSAPSAAPVKPSAIAAAPAGKVTVKLAAASADSWVLVKDSSGKVLFQGDLAQGQTQTFTDGKKLKLVLGNAGAVHVWANGKDLGSVGSDGQVVNVTYTPGDPVAG; this comes from the coding sequence GTGACGACCGGCACGACCTCTCCCGGATCGCCCGAGCCCACCCGGCACGAGCCCTCGATCGGGCAGGTGCTCGGTTCCGCGCGCGTTGCTGCGGAGCTCAGCGTCGAGGAGGTGAGCGCGCAGACGCGCGTCCGCGTGCCGATCGTGCAGGGCATCGAGATCGACGACTTCGCCCGATGCGGCGGCGACTTCTATGCCCGCGGGCACATCCGCGCGATCGCGAAGGCGGTCGGCGTCGACGGCGACGATCTGGTGCGCCGTTACGACGCCGCGCACGGCGGGAGCCCGGAGACGGCGAAGGTGCCGCTGTTCGAAACGGCGGGCGACCGCAGGATCTCCGCCGAGCGACGCCGCCCGAACTGGACGGCGGCGATGGTCGCGGCGATCGTCGTGGTCATCGCGGTGATCGGCTTCAACCTGGCGAGCGGCGGTTCGAAGGCGCCGAGCGCGTCCGCGGTGGTCCCGAGCGTGACGGCGTCGCCGTCGATCGGCCCGGTCCTCCACCCGAGCGCGCCGTCCGCGGCCCCGGTCAAGCCGAGCGCGATCGCGGCCGCTCCGGCGGGCAAGGTCACCGTGAAGCTGGCCGCGGCGAGCGCGGACAGCTGGGTCCTGGTCAAGGACAGCTCGGGCAAGGTCCTCTTCCAGGGCGACCTCGCGCAGGGGCAGACGCAGACCTTCACGGACGGCAAGAAGCTGAAGCTGGTCCTCGGGAACGCCGGGGCGGTGCACGTCTGGGCCAACGGCAAGGACCTCGGATCGGTCGGATCCGACGGCCAGGTGGTCAACGTCACCTACACCCCGGGCGACCCGGTCGCCGGCTGA
- a CDS encoding ATP-dependent helicase — MARVTPDTALAGFSAPTRAWFEGAFPAPTAAQEGAWQAIGAGSDVLVVAPTGSGKTLAAFLSALDGLASTPPPAEAKRRCRVLYVSPLKALAVDVQRNLRAPLAGLRQAATRLGLPEPEIEVAIRSGDTPAAERRRFATHPPDILITTPESLFLLLTSAARDALRGVETVILDEVHAVAGTKRGAHLALTLERLDEVLDAPARRIGLSATVRPVEEVARFLSPGRRVSIVQPPSEKEFDLSVVVPVEDLGELSGGRGTKEDEPERAASIWPHVEEKITDLVQAHRSTIVFANSRRLAERLCNRLNEIALERATGEALPADHGPAVTMAQAGAAKGAPPVLARAHHGSVSKEQRAEVEEQLKSGRLPAVVATSSLELGIDMGAVDLVVQVESPPSVASGLQRVGRAGHQVGAVSTGVVFPKYRGDLVQSAVVTERMRSGAIEALRVPRNPLDVLAQQVVAITAMDSWDVEELLALVRRAAPFASLPHSAFEGVLDMLAGRYPSDAFAELRPRIVWDRVTGTVSARPGAQRLAVTSGGTIPDRGLFGVFLAGADPKKGGGRVGELDEEMVYESRVGDVFTLGTSSWRIEDITHDKVLVSPAPGVPGKLPFWHGDALGRPLELGRAVGGFLREVAALPADKAATRLAAAGLDTWAAGNLLSYLGEQRQATGHLPDDRTIVVERFRDELGDWRIAVHSPFGAQVHAPWALALGARLAERYGMDAQVMHADDGIVLRLPDADLLDFPDPDQPARAAGDEAPVGADAVVFDATTVEQTVTDQVGGSALFAARFRECAARALLLPRRNPGRRTPLWQQRQRAAQLLSVAAEFGSFPIVLEAVRECLQDVFDVPGLVELMRDIETRKVRIVEVTTPEPSPFARSLLFGYVAQFLYEGDSPLAERRASALALDSRLLAELLGQAELRELLDETVLAELEAELQRLTPERRIKDAEGVADALRLLGPLSDAELAERGAEPGWAPELQAQRRVIDVRIAGEPRWAAIEDAGRLRDALGTPLPVGVPEAFTEPVKDPLADLLARHARTHGPFTVADAAARLGLGPAVVLGTLQRLAGTGRVVQGEFRPGGSGTEWCDAEVLRRLRRRSLAALRHEVEPVPPRALATFLPQWQHIGGGNRLRGVDGLLRAVEQLQGAPVPASALERLVLPSRVADYSPALLDELTASGEVLWAGAGALPGKDGWIALHPADAAPLLLPEPLELELTPLHYAVLAALAPGYGLFFRQLADQVAQQLPGTVTPPAELATALWDLTWSGRVTNDTLAPLRAVLGSGRTPGSTAHRAPRSTPRARYGGSRPLPRAASLPTTAGRWSLLPDPLRDPTQRAHALAQTLLDRHGVVTRGAVQAERAPGGFAGVYRVLSAFEDTGRTRRGYVVDGLGAAQFASDGAIDRLRAVGTALERRADAAASESPEAVVLAAADPANAYGAALPWPDPPGGAASAHKPGRKAGALVALVDGELVAYVERGGKTLLSWATDHDRLAHAATALARAVHEGALRDLMIERINGEPALTAALSPVLESAGFLPTPRGLRLRA, encoded by the coding sequence ATGGCACGCGTGACTCCCGACACCGCACTCGCCGGCTTCTCCGCGCCCACGCGGGCCTGGTTCGAGGGGGCGTTTCCCGCGCCCACCGCCGCGCAGGAGGGGGCCTGGCAGGCCATCGGCGCGGGAAGCGACGTGCTCGTGGTCGCGCCGACCGGCTCCGGCAAGACGCTGGCCGCGTTCCTGTCCGCGTTGGACGGGCTCGCGTCCACGCCCCCTCCGGCCGAGGCCAAACGGCGCTGTCGCGTGCTCTACGTCTCGCCGCTCAAGGCCCTCGCCGTCGACGTGCAGCGCAATCTCCGCGCGCCGCTCGCGGGCCTGCGGCAGGCGGCGACGCGGCTCGGGCTGCCGGAGCCCGAGATCGAGGTCGCGATCCGGTCCGGCGACACCCCCGCGGCAGAGCGCCGCCGCTTCGCCACGCACCCGCCGGACATCCTGATCACCACCCCCGAGTCGCTCTTCCTGCTGCTCACCTCCGCCGCCCGCGACGCGCTCCGCGGCGTCGAGACGGTGATCCTCGACGAGGTGCACGCCGTCGCGGGCACCAAGCGCGGCGCGCACCTCGCGCTCACCCTGGAGCGGCTGGACGAGGTGCTGGACGCGCCCGCGCGCCGCATCGGGCTGTCCGCCACGGTCCGGCCCGTCGAGGAGGTCGCGCGCTTCCTCAGTCCCGGCCGCCGGGTGAGCATCGTCCAGCCGCCGTCGGAGAAGGAGTTCGACCTCTCCGTCGTCGTGCCGGTCGAGGACCTGGGCGAGCTCTCCGGCGGGCGCGGCACCAAGGAGGACGAACCGGAGCGGGCCGCGTCCATCTGGCCGCACGTCGAGGAGAAGATCACCGACCTCGTCCAGGCGCACCGCTCGACCATCGTCTTCGCCAACTCGCGCCGCCTCGCGGAGCGGCTCTGCAACCGCCTCAACGAGATCGCCCTCGAACGCGCCACCGGCGAGGCGCTCCCGGCCGACCACGGCCCCGCCGTCACCATGGCCCAGGCGGGCGCCGCCAAGGGCGCCCCGCCCGTGCTGGCCCGCGCGCACCACGGCTCGGTCTCCAAGGAGCAGCGCGCCGAGGTCGAGGAGCAGCTGAAGTCCGGCCGGCTGCCCGCCGTCGTCGCCACGTCCAGCCTCGAACTCGGCATCGACATGGGCGCGGTCGATCTCGTGGTGCAGGTCGAGTCGCCGCCCTCGGTCGCCTCCGGCCTGCAGCGCGTCGGGCGTGCCGGTCACCAGGTGGGCGCGGTGTCGACGGGCGTGGTCTTCCCCAAGTACCGGGGCGATCTGGTCCAGTCCGCCGTCGTGACCGAGCGGATGCGGTCCGGCGCGATCGAGGCGCTGCGGGTGCCCCGCAACCCGCTCGACGTGCTGGCCCAGCAGGTCGTCGCGATCACCGCCATGGACAGCTGGGACGTCGAGGAGCTGCTGGCCCTGGTCCGCCGGGCCGCGCCGTTCGCCTCGCTGCCGCACTCCGCGTTCGAGGGCGTGCTGGACATGCTGGCGGGCCGGTACCCCTCCGACGCCTTCGCCGAGCTGCGGCCGCGCATCGTCTGGGACCGCGTCACCGGCACTGTCTCGGCCCGGCCTGGCGCCCAGCGGCTCGCGGTGACCTCCGGCGGCACCATCCCCGACCGGGGCCTGTTCGGCGTCTTCCTGGCGGGGGCCGACCCGAAGAAGGGCGGCGGCCGGGTCGGGGAGCTGGACGAGGAGATGGTCTACGAGTCGCGGGTGGGCGACGTCTTCACCCTCGGCACCAGCTCCTGGCGGATCGAGGACATCACCCACGACAAGGTGCTGGTCTCCCCCGCCCCGGGCGTCCCCGGCAAGCTGCCGTTCTGGCACGGCGACGCGCTCGGCCGGCCGCTGGAGCTGGGCCGCGCCGTCGGCGGCTTCCTGCGCGAGGTCGCCGCACTGCCCGCCGACAAGGCCGCGACGCGGCTGGCCGCCGCCGGCCTCGACACCTGGGCGGCGGGCAACCTGCTCAGCTACCTCGGCGAGCAGCGCCAGGCGACCGGACACCTTCCTGACGACCGGACGATCGTCGTCGAGCGGTTCCGCGACGAACTGGGCGACTGGCGGATCGCGGTCCACTCCCCCTTCGGCGCGCAGGTCCACGCGCCCTGGGCGCTCGCGCTGGGCGCCCGCCTGGCCGAGCGCTACGGCATGGACGCCCAGGTCATGCACGCCGACGACGGCATCGTGCTGCGCCTGCCCGACGCCGACCTGCTCGACTTCCCCGACCCTGACCAGCCGGCACGCGCCGCCGGGGACGAGGCCCCGGTCGGCGCGGACGCCGTCGTCTTCGACGCGACGACGGTCGAACAGACCGTCACCGACCAGGTCGGCGGCTCCGCCCTCTTCGCCGCCAGGTTCCGCGAGTGCGCCGCCCGCGCCCTGCTGCTGCCCCGGCGCAACCCGGGCCGCCGCACACCGCTCTGGCAGCAGCGCCAGCGGGCCGCGCAACTGCTCTCGGTGGCCGCCGAGTTCGGGTCCTTCCCGATCGTGCTCGAAGCCGTCCGCGAATGCCTCCAGGACGTCTTCGACGTCCCCGGCCTGGTCGAGCTGATGCGGGACATCGAGACCCGCAAGGTCCGCATCGTCGAGGTGACCACCCCCGAGCCCTCCCCCTTCGCCCGCTCGCTGCTCTTCGGCTACGTCGCCCAGTTCCTCTACGAGGGCGACTCGCCGCTGGCCGAGCGCCGCGCCTCCGCCCTCGCCCTGGACTCCCGGCTCCTCGCGGAACTGCTCGGCCAGGCCGAGCTGCGCGAACTGCTGGACGAGACGGTGCTGGCCGAGCTGGAGGCGGAGCTGCAGCGGCTCACCCCCGAGCGACGGATCAAGGACGCCGAGGGCGTCGCCGACGCGCTGCGCCTGCTCGGCCCGCTCTCCGACGCCGAGCTCGCCGAACGCGGCGCGGAGCCTGGCTGGGCGCCCGAGCTGCAGGCCCAGCGGCGGGTCATCGACGTGCGGATCGCCGGGGAACCGCGCTGGGCCGCGATCGAGGACGCCGGACGGCTCCGCGACGCGCTCGGCACCCCGCTCCCCGTCGGCGTTCCCGAGGCCTTCACCGAACCGGTCAAGGACCCGCTGGCCGACCTGCTGGCCCGGCACGCCCGCACCCACGGCCCCTTCACCGTCGCCGACGCCGCCGCACGGCTGGGCCTCGGCCCCGCGGTCGTGCTGGGCACCCTGCAGCGGCTGGCCGGGACGGGCCGCGTCGTGCAGGGCGAGTTCCGCCCCGGCGGCTCCGGCACCGAGTGGTGCGACGCGGAGGTGCTGCGCCGGCTGCGGCGGCGTTCGCTGGCGGCGCTGCGCCACGAGGTCGAGCCGGTTCCTCCGCGCGCCCTGGCCACCTTCCTGCCGCAGTGGCAGCACATCGGCGGCGGCAACCGCCTGCGCGGCGTGGACGGGCTGCTGCGCGCCGTCGAGCAGCTCCAGGGCGCGCCGGTGCCCGCCTCCGCGCTGGAACGCCTGGTCCTGCCGAGCCGTGTCGCGGACTACAGCCCCGCGCTGCTGGACGAGCTGACCGCCTCGGGCGAGGTCCTCTGGGCGGGCGCGGGCGCGCTGCCGGGCAAGGACGGCTGGATCGCGCTGCACCCCGCGGACGCGGCCCCGCTGCTGCTTCCGGAGCCGCTGGAGCTGGAGCTCACACCGCTGCACTACGCGGTGCTGGCGGCGCTGGCCCCCGGCTACGGGCTCTTCTTCCGCCAGCTCGCCGACCAGGTCGCCCAGCAGCTGCCGGGCACGGTCACGCCCCCCGCCGAGCTGGCCACGGCCCTGTGGGACCTGACCTGGTCAGGCCGGGTCACCAACGACACCCTCGCGCCGCTGCGCGCAGTGCTCGGCTCCGGGCGCACGCCAGGCTCCACGGCCCACCGCGCGCCCCGCTCGACGCCCCGCGCCCGCTACGGGGGCTCCCGCCCCCTCCCCCGCGCCGCCTCGCTGCCGACGACGGCGGGCCGCTGGTCGCTGCTGCCCGACCCGCTCCGCGACCCGACGCAGCGCGCCCACGCGCTGGCCCAGACCCTGCTGGACCGCCACGGCGTGGTCACCCGCGGCGCGGTCCAGGCCGAGCGGGCGCCGGGCGGCTTCGCCGGCGTCTACCGCGTGCTCTCCGCCTTCGAGGACACCGGCCGCACCCGTCGCGGCTACGTGGTCGACGGTCTCGGCGCGGCACAGTTCGCCTCCGACGGCGCGATCGACCGCCTGCGTGCCGTCGGCACTGCCCTGGAGCGCCGTGCGGACGCGGCAGCGTCCGAGAGCCCGGAAGCCGTCGTCCTGGCCGCGGCGGACCCGGCGAACGCCTACGGCGCGGCGCTGCCCTGGCCCGACCCGCCGGGCGGCGCGGCGTCCGCCCACAAGCCGGGCCGCAAGGCGGGCGCGCTGGTCGCCCTGGTCGACGGCGAGCTGGTCGCCTACGTGGAACGCGGCGGCAAGACCCTGCTCTCCTGGGCCACGGACCACGACCGCCTCGCCCACGCGGCCACGGCGCTGGCCCGAGCGGTCCACGAGGGCGCCTTGAGGGACCTGATGATCGAACGCATCAACGGCGAACCCGCGCTGACCGCCGCGCTCAGCCCGGTCCTCGAATCCGCCGGCTTCCTCCCCACCCCCCGCGGCCTCCGCCTCCGCGCCTGA
- a CDS encoding CinA family protein: protein MTGAEAVLARLVRAGATVAVAESLTGGLLAAEFVAVPGASKAFRGSVTAYATELKGSVLGVDVALLAARGAVDPDVAAQMAAGVRRLMGADFGLATTGVAGPEPQDGHPVGTVYVAVSSEGGESVSSLHLSGDRVTIRRKAVSAAVELIAQALEGKPVG, encoded by the coding sequence GTGACCGGGGCCGAGGCGGTGCTCGCGCGGCTGGTCCGCGCGGGTGCGACCGTGGCGGTGGCCGAGTCGCTGACCGGCGGTCTGCTGGCCGCGGAGTTCGTGGCGGTCCCCGGTGCGTCGAAGGCGTTCCGCGGCTCGGTGACGGCCTACGCCACCGAGCTCAAGGGCTCCGTCCTCGGCGTCGACGTCGCCCTGCTGGCCGCGCGCGGCGCGGTGGATCCGGACGTCGCGGCCCAGATGGCGGCGGGTGTCCGGCGGTTGATGGGCGCCGACTTCGGTCTGGCGACCACGGGCGTGGCCGGTCCGGAACCGCAGGACGGGCACCCGGTCGGCACGGTCTACGTGGCGGTTTCGAGCGAGGGTGGAGAATCGGTCTCTTCGCTCCACTTGTCAGGGGATCGTGTCACAATCCGACGCAAGGCTGTTTCGGCCGCTGTGGAACTGATCGCACAGGCGCTGGAGGGCAAACCGGTGGGTTAG
- a CDS encoding helix-turn-helix domain-containing protein has translation MILLRRLLGDVLRRQRQRQGRTLREVSAAARVSLGYLSEVERGQKEASSELLSAICDALDVRMSEVMREVSDELSLAELASGETVRPALLEPVSVPPAERVPSLVPKASAMDVVAA, from the coding sequence ATGATCCTGCTCCGTCGTCTGTTGGGTGACGTGCTGCGTCGGCAGCGCCAGCGCCAGGGCCGCACCCTGCGCGAGGTGTCGGCTGCCGCGCGGGTCTCGCTCGGTTACCTCTCCGAGGTCGAGCGTGGACAGAAGGAGGCCTCGTCAGAGCTGCTCTCCGCGATCTGTGACGCCCTTGACGTGCGTATGTCCGAGGTCATGCGAGAGGTGAGCGACGAGCTGTCGCTCGCGGAGCTCGCCTCGGGCGAGACGGTACGCCCCGCGCTGCTGGAGCCGGTCTCCGTGCCTCCGGCCGAGCGCGTGCCGTCGCTCGTCCCGAAGGCGAGCGCGATGGACGTCGTCGCGGCGTAG